GAGGAGGCCGGCTGGCTGCGGGCCGCGCTGGGAGCGCTCACCGACCCCCGCGACGGGGTACAGGTGGCGGCGATGTTGCTCTCGCCATTCGGTGGCTTCGATTACGACGACCTGCTCCGGCTCAAGCGGCTCGGCGACGCGTCGGGACGGCGATGGACCGACCTCGTCGGCGACCCGGCGGTGGACGGGCTGGGCGAACGCTTCGCCTCCTTCCGCCCCCGCTGGCTCCGGTGGCGAAGGCAGGCGGGCCTCGTCGGCGGCTCGCGGCTCACGGCGGCCATCTACCGGGACTCAGGGCTGGAGGCCGCCCTCAAGTCCGAGGGGCGCCCCGACCGCTGGCGGCGGCTGGAGCACCTGTTGGAGCTCATCCGCGCCGAGGAGCGCGCCGGCGGCCTGACCGGTCCCGCCGACACCCTGACCTGGCTCCGCGACAACGAGGGGTCCCGCGAGTTCGAGGAGCCGACCCCCGAGTACGCCCCCGTGGTGCTTCTGACCATGCACGCCGCCAAGGGCCTCGAATTCCCCGTGGTGCTGCTGCCCTTCCTCGATACGAGCAGTCGAGGGTCCTCCTGCGATTACGCCCTGGCGCCCGATTCCACCGGCCACCGGAGATTGACGGTGCAGGTCCGCACCGAGGATGCTCCCTTCACCCCTAAGCTGACGCCCCTGGGCGAGAGCATCAAACGGCGCGGGGAGCTGGACGAGGAGCTGGAGCGCAAGCGGCTGTTCTACGTCTCCTGCACCCGGGCCATGGACCACCTGATTCTTTTAAACACCGCCGATAAAGAGGTCGAATCGCTGGAAGGCGGACGGGCCGGACGGCGGATCGGTCAATGGCTCAACAGTTTATTGAGCGGTGAGGGCGGCGCGGTGTCCGGCGCGGTCCGTCATCTCGAACGGGAGCTGCCGGAAAAACGTGAAAATCCGCCCCCTCCGCACG
The bacterium DNA segment above includes these coding regions:
- a CDS encoding PD-(D/E)XK nuclease family protein, yielding EEAGWLRAALGALTDPRDGVQVAAMLLSPFGGFDYDDLLRLKRLGDASGRRWTDLVGDPAVDGLGERFASFRPRWLRWRRQAGLVGGSRLTAAIYRDSGLEAALKSEGRPDRWRRLEHLLELIRAEERAGGLTGPADTLTWLRDNEGSREFEEPTPEYAPVVLLTMHAAKGLEFPVVLLPFLDTSSRGSSCDYALAPDSTGHRRLTVQVRTEDAPFTPKLTPLGESIKRRGELDEELERKRLFYVSCTRAMDHLILLNTADKEVESLEGGRAGRRIGQWLNSLLSGEGGAVSGAVRHLERELPEKRENPPPPHGAVRISLELLAPLDVHDPPPVSPSALAEFGQCPLGFYLRRVMKLEGEKPKTGPSSGDWDADRPWGSAFGTALHHLIQTGGGVPLGEDEIRRRLAGLRDQTASEEEEEVAEFVSAILEEPDRTTIAGLAAHLKTLDGMGEWRRIREAGPRFEVPFQVELGGCLVLGRMDCLVEEDGGLGIYDFKSTGLTGTLPAQVIEKHGYDVQLGVYALAAERLFGKPVREVALLFTAEGGGFHRLDAGEVSRRAEGLLKEAAELARLPFAEVWRKRTPGCRDCNLWKLCKGLDEGEAR